The window ATTTCATTGATACAATAAACAAAAAACAATTGATGAAAAGTTGGGTTTCGAATGACAAACGTACAACAAAACTTAGAACAAATTCAACAACGTATGCAAAGTGCATGTGAACGAGCTAATAGAAAATTAAAAGATGTTACATTAATAGCTGTAACAAAAGAAGTTTCTGCAACTCGAGCAAACGAGGTAATTGAGAATGGTATTCTGCATTTAGGAGAAAATAGACCAGAGGGTTTACAGAAAAAGTTAGATGCCATTTCTAATGATGTGCAATGGCATTACATAGGTACTTTACAAACAAGAAAAGTTAAATCGGTTATTAACCATATAAATTTCCTACATTCATTGGATCGGATTAGTTTAGCCGATGAAATTGAGAAAAGAGCTACATCCACGAAGGATTGTTTTGTACAAGTAAATGTATCTCAAGAAGAGTCAAAACATGGGCTTGCATTTGATGAAGTGGAAGCATTCATAGAACAACTTAAAAATTATGAACGTATTCGTATAATTGGGTTGATGACAATGGCTCCAAATACGGAAGATGAAACAATCATCCATGATGTTTTTCGGAGATTGAAACAACTCCAAAGTAAAATTGCATCTAAACAAATAGCCAACGCACCTTGTACAGAACTTTCCATGGGAATGTCTGGGGATTATGAAATAGCGATAGAAGAAGGTGCTACTTTTATAAGAATCGGAACAGCATTGGTAGGAAAAGAGAGGGAGGGAATTGTATGAGCATGAAAAACTGGATGAAAAATTTCTTCTACCTAGATGAAGAAGAGGAAGCATCAGAAGCGCAGCAATCAAGACCTCAGCAGCAAAAATCAGTAGATAATAATATAAAACAGCAAACAGTAAAGTCTGCACCTAAAGAACGTAAATTCAATACAATTCCTAAGGATATGAACACTTCTAATCTTGTTAGTATTCAAAACGTACAAAAGTCATCCAAGGTGATATTGATAGAGCCACGAGTGTATGCAGAAGCACAAGATATATCGGAGCACTTAAAAAGTAAAAAAGCTGTAATTGTAAATCTGCAACGTATAGATAAGGAGCAAGGAATTCGAATTATCGACTTTTTAAGTGGAACAGTGTACGCTTTAGGTGGAGACATACAAAGAATAGGTACGGATATATTCCTTTGTGCACCAGATTCTGTAGAAGTTGATGGTGCTATATCGGATTATTATTATAACGACCTAGATTAACAGAGGAGTAATTAACTTATGGGATTAGTTTTATATTTATTAAGTTTGGGTGTTCGGATTTATACGTATGCATTAATAGGGTATATTTTAATGTCATGGGTACCGAGCATTCAACAATCAAGCTTCGGGAAGTTTTTAGGAAGAATATGTGAACCTTATTTAGAACCGTTTAGAAAGATTATTCCTCCACTAGGTATGATTGACATCTCACCAATCGTGGCGATTTTTGTATTAAACCTAGCAATGACGGGTATATATTATATAGCTAATATAGTTGTCTAACCTCACTTCTGTGGGGTTTTTTACTATAGTTGAAAGGGAAATATTACAATGGAAAATGTATTGCAACATTTTAGAAAAGAAGAACAGCCTTTTATTGAACAGGTTGTGAGTATGATGAGGGAGGTAGAGGACCGATATGCTCCTAAGTTGACGGATTTTCTAGATCCAAGGCAGCAATTTATCGTCGATTCGATCCGTCGGCAATATGGAGATATTGAATCTAGTGCTAAAGGTGCCCTAGAAGATGCGGAGAGAAGAAGAGTTCTGCTGTTTCCTTCTTACTATACTCCTTCAGATAACGATTACTCAATGAAGGTAGTAGAAGTCCATTATCCTACTAAATTCGTAACGTTAAAGCACAAGGATGTTCTTGGTTCGATGATGTCACTTGGAATTGATCGTAGTAAATTTGGAGATATACGAGTACAGGATGGTGCCATTCAATTCGTTGTTGCCTTTGAGGTATTGGATTATGTTCGAGCTAACTTTACATCCATTGGGAAAGTGAAAGTTCATCTGGCAGAAATAGTTAATCCAATCGATTATTTTGCACAACAGGAGGAATGGATAACTGAGACTTTAACGGTTAGTTCCCTGCGATTAGACACGGTGATTGCCTCGGTTTTTAATATTTCTCGTCAAAAATCAGCGTCCCTAATTCAAAGTGGAAAGGTCAAAGTGAACTGGTCAGAAAAGGATCAGGTATCTCTTGAGTTACAAGAATTAGATTTACTTTCTATAAGAGGACATGGAAGAGTAAAATTAATAATGATTGAAGGAAGAACAAAGAAAGATAAAATTCGACTACAAATAGGTAGGTTAGAACTAAAAAGTTAATTTTTATAAGAATATTTCAAATATAGATGTATTCACCTTCTTAGAAATGTATAATGGTAGAAAGAATAGTAGTAAAGGAGATGTTAAAATGCCACTAACACCACTTGATATACATAACAAGGAATTTGGTAAAGGATTTAGAGGATACAATGAAGACGAAGTAAATGAATTCCTTGATCAAATAATGAAAGACCTTGAAATTTTGATGAAAGAAAAAAAGGAATTAGAAACCAAGCTTAAAACTTCAAGCGAAAAGGTTGGTCATTTTACTTCGATTGAAGAAACACTACATAAGTCAATTGTCGTTGCTCAAGAGGCAGCAGAAGAGGTCCGTCGAAATTCACAAAAAGAAGCTAAGCTGATTGTGAAAGAGGCAGAGAAAAATGCTGACCGAATTGTCAATGAAGCTCTAACAAAAGCTAGAAGGATTGCATTGGAAATCGAGGACTTGAAAAAACAATCAAAAGTTTTCAGAAATCGTTTTAAAATGTTAGTCGAAGCCCAATTAGACTTGATCAATACAGATGACTGGAATCATTTAATGGAATATGATGTGGATACA is drawn from Psychrobacillus sp. INOP01 and contains these coding sequences:
- a CDS encoding YggS family pyridoxal phosphate-dependent enzyme — its product is MTNVQQNLEQIQQRMQSACERANRKLKDVTLIAVTKEVSATRANEVIENGILHLGENRPEGLQKKLDAISNDVQWHYIGTLQTRKVKSVINHINFLHSLDRISLADEIEKRATSTKDCFVQVNVSQEESKHGLAFDEVEAFIEQLKNYERIRIIGLMTMAPNTEDETIIHDVFRRLKQLQSKIASKQIANAPCTELSMGMSGDYEIAIEEGATFIRIGTALVGKEREGIV
- a CDS encoding cell division protein SepF; its protein translation is MSMKNWMKNFFYLDEEEEASEAQQSRPQQQKSVDNNIKQQTVKSAPKERKFNTIPKDMNTSNLVSIQNVQKSSKVILIEPRVYAEAQDISEHLKSKKAVIVNLQRIDKEQGIRIIDFLSGTVYALGGDIQRIGTDIFLCAPDSVEVDGAISDYYYNDLD
- a CDS encoding YggT family protein, with product MGLVLYLLSLGVRIYTYALIGYILMSWVPSIQQSSFGKFLGRICEPYLEPFRKIIPPLGMIDISPIVAIFVLNLAMTGIYYIANIVV
- a CDS encoding RNA-binding protein, which codes for MENVLQHFRKEEQPFIEQVVSMMREVEDRYAPKLTDFLDPRQQFIVDSIRRQYGDIESSAKGALEDAERRRVLLFPSYYTPSDNDYSMKVVEVHYPTKFVTLKHKDVLGSMMSLGIDRSKFGDIRVQDGAIQFVVAFEVLDYVRANFTSIGKVKVHLAEIVNPIDYFAQQEEWITETLTVSSLRLDTVIASVFNISRQKSASLIQSGKVKVNWSEKDQVSLELQELDLLSIRGHGRVKLIMIEGRTKKDKIRLQIGRLELKS
- a CDS encoding DivIVA domain-containing protein, with protein sequence MPLTPLDIHNKEFGKGFRGYNEDEVNEFLDQIMKDLEILMKEKKELETKLKTSSEKVGHFTSIEETLHKSIVVAQEAAEEVRRNSQKEAKLIVKEAEKNADRIVNEALTKARRIALEIEDLKKQSKVFRNRFKMLVEAQLDLINTDDWNHLMEYDVDTEAIDRISVPED